In Candidatus Desulfofervidus auxilii, one genomic interval encodes:
- a CDS encoding inositol-3-phosphate synthase, with protein sequence MKAEKIRKGNNILPAKGRLGVLLPGLAGAVSSTFIAGVEAVRRGMALPIGSLTQMGTIRLGKRTEKRIPKIKEFINLANLEDLVFGGWDIYEDNLYEACLKAKVLEKNLVEDLKDFLSSIKPYPAVFKQEFVHNLQAKYFKKETNYLDLIAALKADIEDFKRKNKLERCVMVWCGSTEAYITPQEVHQSLEKFEEALRKNDPNISPSMLYAYAAIDSGISFVNGAPNLTVDIPALVEMAENREVPIAGKDFKTGQTLLKTIIAPGIKARLLGLKGWFSTNILGNRDGLVLDDEASYKTKRVSKLSVLEYILQPHVYPELYKDVYHKVRINYYPPRGDNKEAWDCIDIFGWLGYEMQIKVNFLCRDSILAAPVVLDLALFSDFAQRAGLYGVQEWLSFYFKSPMCKEELYPEHDLFIQLMKLKNTLRFLMEEEQITHWGLDYYME encoded by the coding sequence TTGAAGGCTGAAAAAATACGTAAAGGAAATAATATCTTACCAGCAAAAGGACGTTTAGGTGTGTTATTACCAGGATTAGCTGGGGCAGTAAGTAGCACTTTTATTGCGGGTGTGGAGGCTGTCAGAAGAGGTATGGCCTTGCCTATAGGCTCTTTGACTCAAATGGGCACTATTCGGCTGGGGAAAAGGACAGAGAAAAGAATACCCAAAATAAAAGAGTTTATTAATCTAGCTAATTTAGAAGACTTGGTGTTTGGAGGTTGGGATATTTATGAAGATAATCTTTATGAGGCATGTTTAAAGGCTAAAGTGCTAGAAAAAAATTTGGTGGAGGATTTAAAAGATTTTCTGTCTTCTATTAAACCCTACCCAGCAGTATTTAAACAAGAGTTTGTGCATAACTTACAGGCTAAATATTTTAAAAAAGAGACTAATTATCTGGACTTAATTGCTGCCCTTAAAGCAGATATTGAGGACTTCAAGCGAAAAAACAAACTAGAACGCTGTGTAATGGTATGGTGTGGAAGCACTGAGGCTTACATTACTCCCCAGGAGGTGCATCAATCACTGGAAAAATTTGAAGAGGCTCTGAGAAAAAACGACCCTAACATTTCACCTAGTATGCTTTATGCCTATGCAGCTATAGATAGCGGAATCTCCTTTGTCAATGGGGCCCCAAATCTTACCGTAGATATTCCTGCGTTGGTAGAAATGGCAGAAAATCGGGAAGTGCCTATTGCTGGAAAGGATTTTAAAACAGGACAGACACTGTTAAAAACCATTATTGCCCCCGGAATTAAAGCAAGGTTATTGGGATTAAAAGGTTGGTTTTCTACTAATATTTTAGGTAATAGAGATGGTTTAGTTCTGGACGATGAAGCTTCTTATAAGACTAAACGGGTAAGTAAACTTTCTGTTTTAGAATATATTCTCCAACCCCATGTTTATCCTGAACTTTATAAGGACGTTTACCACAAAGTCAGGATTAACTATTATCCTCCTAGGGGAGACAATAAAGAGGCCTGGGATTGCATAGACATCTTTGGTTGGCTAGGATATGAAATGCAAATTAAAGTCAATTTTTTGTGCCGTGATAGCATTCTGGCTGCACCTGTAGTTTTAGATTTGGCTTTATTTTCAGATTTTGCTCAACGCGCAGGCCTTTATGGGGTGCAAGAATGGCTCTCTTTTTATTTTAAGAGCCCCATGTGCAAAGAAGAGCTGTATCCCGAACACGACCTATTTATTCAGTTGATGAAGTTAAAAAATACCTTAAGATTTTTGATGGAAGAAGAACAAATTACTCATTGGGGCTTGGATTATTACATGGAATAG